In Cotesia glomerata isolate CgM1 linkage group LG8, MPM_Cglom_v2.3, whole genome shotgun sequence, the sequence TGCACCTTCTTTTTTACACatcatatataataattttttataaagaaattattaaagttttgtttaattaatgaaaaatgataaaacatGGTGACAATAATAGAAaaacaaagtttaaaaaaaataagataaaaagtTTGATAATTTGGCAATATGAGtagtaatagtaaaaaaacagGAGTTAGTGCTGTTGGTGGTGGTGGAAGTGGTGGTACTGCTACCAGTAAAGATGATAAGAAAAATGCATTGTCAAGTAAAGAAGATAGTTCAAATAATAAAGATGAAACTGGTGGATCAGGATCAGGAACTGGTAATAATGGATTACCAAGTGCAGAACCATCACAGCCTGGTAGCAAACCTGGTTCTGCTGGTGCTACTGCACGTGAAGGTGCACAAAGATTACTTGCACTTGCCAGTAGAGGTGAATGGGCGCCCGTTGATCAGCTTCTTAAGACTCTGGAAAAAGCGGTACAAAGTGCTGGAGATGAAGGCAACCCTGCACCGCTTGCCGGTCTTATGGATCCGGTttgttttattacaattacaataataataatttttattactgtcttataatttataaatttttagacaaCTGGTATGACACCTCTCATGTATGCTGTTAAGGATAACCGTACAGCTTTTCTTGACCGTATGATAGAACTTGGTGCTGAGGTTGGCGCTCgaaataatgtaattaattatttttttcttactaaaatatttagattagattcaaaaaaattatttttaactgcaCCGGTAAAATCACGCAAgtctataaattaaaaaaataaaaattgactaattatgtaaatttacaatacgtaaaaatgaatttatattatatgtgCATGTACCTTAAGAATATATAGTAGACAGAAAGGGCCAAGGCCAaggtgttataaaaaaataaatgagctAAGTTGAGAGCATAAAGATTAAAAGTAGGTCACCTGAAGTCAgtagaacaaaaaaaagtattacgATCCATGATTAAGATAACAGTCGCAATAAGACCCCACCGTTCCACGCAGTCCTTAACATTAACACTACATACACTTCGGAATAGCCGATgtgatttcattaaaattgtaaGCTTGGATCGtgactaagaatttttttttctttcgtttaaataattataattgactCACCAAATTGTCCCACGATTTTTCTTTCccattaataaattcttatgAAAGACTTGTGTCAGGTGTCAGATGCTAGAAATTTATACATGAATATCTGGAAGCATTATCGATCAGTAAAAACCACTCCCCGTGCAtcaataatcaagtaataatatttaaattgcattgaGTTAATAAACTCAACCGTGATTGGGGCCAAGCTTTTAAACGccaataatttaagtaataaaaggGCGAGGCATAAATCTATTTACAGTCTAATTACCTTATTGAAAtgctgttttattattttttttaaggataaCTACAATGCACTTCAAATATCAGCAATGTATTCCCGTGAAGATgttgttaaattattgttatctaAAAAAGGGGTTGATCCTTATTCAACTGGTGGTGtaagtctaaaaaataagtacaatttaattgtaaaattttatatttatctttttttttttttttaaaaataaacagccACGACAACAAACTGCTGTTCATCTTGTGGCATCGCGACAAACAGGTACAGCAACATCAATACTACGAGCCCTTTTAAATGCTGCTGGACGAGAAATACGTCTGAGTATTGATGGTGTAAGTATTTTATAGACAATTAAAGTTATTATGCCACTGTATGTATGTCTCGCATTGATATCAAGAGTCGTTATAAATTGTTTGCGTGACAAGACTCGATGTATCGCTGCCTGGTACTACCGTTCtgttttcttattctttttgtATCATTTCCATATACAAATAACAtacaaataattgtttttattgcatttatgatgatgatgatgatgataataaatagaaaGGAAAAATTCCATTACTGCTGGCTGTTGAAGCTGGAAATCAATCAATGTGCCGTGAATTATTAGCCCAGCAAGCACCAGAACAATTACGGGCAACAACACCGGCTGGAGATACAGCATTACATCTTGCTGCTCGTCGTCGTGATGTTGATATGGTCCGAATACTTGTTGATTATGGAGCCCAAGTTGACATGcaaaatgtaattaatattattactaaacaaaatttttattaaaatagtaataataattaaaataaattgtttaggGGGATGGACAAACGCCTTTACACATAGCAAGCGCTGAAGGTGATGAAACTttggttaaatatttttacggTGTACGAGCATCAGCGTCAATAGCAGATCATCAAGATCGTACACCAATGCACTTGGCTGCTGAGAATGGTCACGcatcaataattgatttattggCTGAAAAATTTCGAGCCAGTATATTTGAACGTACCAAAGATGGATCAACATTAATGCATATCGCATCATTAAATGGTCATTCAGAATGTGCcaatatgttatttaaaaaggGAGTTTATCTTCATATGCCAAATAAACGTGGTGCACGTTCTATTCATACAGCAGCACGTTATGGACACGTTGGTATTATAAGTACACTATTGCAACGTGGAGAAAAAGTTGATGCAACaacaaatgacaattataCAGCACTTCATATTGCTGTTGAAAGTGCTAAACCTTCAGTAGTTGAAACATTACTTGGTTATGGTGCTGAAGTGCATGTACGTGGTGGTAAACTTCATGAAACACCACTGCATATTGCTGCTAGGGTATTAGATGGTGATAGATGTGCATTGATGCTTCTTAAAAGTGGTGCTGGTCCTAATTTAACAACCGATGATGGACAAACACCGGTACATGTTGCTGCTAAATATGGTAATTTAACAACCCTTAAATTATTACTAGAAGATGGTGGTGATCCAATgtataaatctaaaaatggTGAAACACCATTACATCTAGCGTGTCGTGATTGTCGTTCAGCAGTAGCATcatatttaatagaatttgttaaagaaaaaaagggCCGTGACGTAGCAACTAATTATGTTAATACTGTTAATAATGATGGTGCTAGTCCACTTCACTATGCTGGACAAATAGAACCAACAGAAGTTATTGAATTGGGTGATGATCGTGCTGTTGTACGTAGTTTATTAGAAAATGGTGCTGATGTATCATTacaaacaaaacaaaatcaaGAAACGGCATTCCATTATTGTGCATTGGCTGGTAATAATCAAGCATTAACAGAAATGATAAATCATATGTCATCAACGGATGTACAAAAAGCACTAAATAAACAAAGTGCTGTTGGTTGGACGCCGCTGCTGATAGCTGCTCATCGTGGACATATGGAATTGGTAACAACATTATTAGCGAATCATGCCCGGGTTGACGTATTTGATCTTGAGGGTAGATCAGCGCTACACCTGGCCGCTGAGCATGGTTATCTCCAAGTCTGCGACGCTCTGCTAGCCAGCAAGGCATTCATCAACTCTAAATCACGTGTTGGACGTACAGCATTGCATTTAGCTGCTATGAATGGTTACACACATCTTGTTAGATTTTTAATCCAAGATCACAGTGCTGCTATTGATGTATTAACACTGAGAAAACAAACGCCACTTCATTTAGCTGCTGGCTCTGGACAACTTGAAGTATGCCAATTATTATTAGATCTTGGTGCTAGTATTGACGCTACTGATGATCAAGGACAAAAACCAATCCATGCTGCTGCTATGAATAATTATGCGCAAGttgttcaattatttttacaaagcCATCCAAGTCTTGTTATGGCTTGTACAAAAGACGGTAATACTTGCGCTCATATTGCGGCAATGCAAGGCAGTGTTAGAGTCATTGaagaattaatgaaatttgatCGTCAGGGTGTTATATCTGctagaaataaattaactgaAGCGACTCCATTGCAATTGGCCGCCGAGGGTGGTCATGCTGAAGTTGTTAAAGCATTAGTACGTGCTGGTGCATCTTGTATTGATGAAAATCGTGCTGGTTTTACAGCTGTACATTTAGCAGCTCAACATGGCCATGGACAAGTATTGGAAGTAATGAGAACTTCTCAAACATTAAGAGTATCCAGTAAAAAATTAGGCGTTACTGCTTTACATGTTGCTGCTTACTTTGGTCAAGctggtaaattattttattcattatcattatctggattattgcaataaaaataatgttttttatagATACTGTACGAGAATTGCTTACTCATATACCGGGAACAGTTAAATCTGATCCACCAACCGGAGGTTCATTAGTTGGTGAACTAGGAAGTGAATCTGGAATGACACCACTTCACTTGGCGGCTTATTCAGGAAATGAAAATGTCGTTAGATTACTGCTTAATTCAGCTGGAGTTCAGGTAAgtaatactaaataaattgtttaaaataattatattaaataataataataacaacaacaggTAGAAGCAGCTACTACCGAAAATGGTTACAACCCACTTCATTTAGCGTGCTTTGGCGGCCACATAACAGTTGTTGGTCTATTATTAAGTAGATCAGCTGAATTACTTCACAAAGCAGATCGTTATGGAAAAACAGGATTGCACATTGCTGCTAATCACGGACATTATCAAATGGTTGAAGTATTGTTGGGTCAAGGCGCTGAGATTAATGCTACTGACAAAAATGGATGGACGCCGTTGCATTGTGCTGCAAGGGCAGGTCATTTAGATGTTGTTAGATTATTAGTTGAAAGTGGTGCTTCACCAAAGACTGAAACGAATCTTGGAAGTGCACCTATTTGGTTTGCCGCTTCTGAGGGTCACAATGacgtattaaaatatttaatggaaAAGGAACACGATACATATGCATTGATGGAAGATCGAAGGgtagtaataattttaattattataataatttattaaatattataataatattaattttttagtttgtctACAACATGATGGTGTGCAGTAAAAGTCACAATAATAAACCAATTGAGGAATTTGTTCTTGTATCACCAGCTCCAGTGGATACAGCTGCTAAATTATCAAacatttatatgaaattatcggaaaaagaaaaagaacgAGCCAAAGATTTGATAGCTGCTGGAAAACAGTGCGAAAGTATGGCCACTGAATTATTGGCATTAGCAGCCGGTGCTGATTCAGCTGGTCGTATTTTAACATCAATGGACCGTCGTAATGTTGAGTTTTTAGATGttttaatagaaaatgaaCAAAAGGAAGTTATTGCCCATACAGTAGTGCAACGTTACTTGCAAGAATTGTGGCGTGGACCATTAACATGGAGTGCATTTCGTacaattcttttatttataacatttcTAATTTGTCCACCAGTTTGGATAGTATTCGCTTTACCGTTGGGGCATAAATACAACAATGTaccaattattaaattcatgtCATACTTAACGTCACACGTATATTTGATGGTGTTACTTTTATTAGTGGGTATAATTCCGCCGTTTGTTGTTATGAGGTCAAATTTACTGCCTTACTCATACGAGTGGTGTTTGTTAGTTATGTTATCcggtttattattatttgaattaacaaACCCGAGTGACAAAAGTGGTTTAGGTTGGATTAAATTAGCAGTATTGCTGTTTAGTATAACTGGTGTTGGTTTGCATCTAGCAGCATGGACTATTGTTGATAAATACTATTGGCCAACACTATTGTATCTACGCAATCAATTATTTGCGTTGAGTTTTTTACTGGCTTGTGTACAAATATtggattttttatcatttcatCATCTTTTTGGACCCTGGGCCATTATTATTGGgaatctaatgaaggatttaGCAAGATTTTTGGCAGTACTCGCGATATTTGTCTTTGGATTTTCAATGCACTTTGTTGCCCTCAATCAGGCATTTGTCAATGGTCCTCAAGCAAGAACTAAACGGAATGCTTTTTCAGatggtaagtttttttttttttctattttttacatcaatattgatatataattttcttgttaataattatcaactaCTATTTTTAGGATTATTTTATAGGGTAAAACTAATTgatgataatcaaaattttttttttttaataatacttatttttaatcactGATAGATTATTTTAAGCACAAAGATATTAGAATTAGAAAATAGTTTAGTTAGATAATAGGATAAATTACAGAAATAGATTCATTGTTCAACTATGATGTGGAGGTAATTAAACAACCAGAATATCCCTTTCGACGTTCTCAGCGTAAAAGGATTAAAAATGAGTGTTGTGGTGATGAATCCCGAAATAGTAAGTCTAAGTTACACAAAAAAGAACAAACAAAAAACCggtaaataaagaaatgtgTAGTAAaacaagtataaaaaattatgaaaaacaGCATACGCAAAAAAAGCAAAATGCATTgcaatgttttattttttaaattaacgtGTACGCGTGTGTTTTGCTTAATCAAATGCTGcctgatgaatttttttaaaatatataaatcaaaaatattagataaatttataaaaaatatgaaaaatgactttttataattttgccAGCACGTTTtggattgtttattttattttttacatatttacctggtaattaaaaaaaaaaaaaaaaaaaaaaaaaaaaaccaaatgtgtaatgattaattagaatttatatataataataaaatatatataaattgcaTGCACCAAAAAATCAcgattattgttatatatgTATTGAGCAGCAGTGATTGATTTTTGCTGCACGTACCTgagaagataaataaataaatatgaatttgttttactttaaattttttaataaaagaattaaattataaattagttaaagCAAATtcatattcaataaaaatcggGTAACGCTATTGCAAATAAATCGTTTAATAATTTGATGTAACATGCACGTGCGGCTGGTAAttgtgaaaagtaaaaaaaaaaaaaaaaattgtattgtaAAAAACAACAAGTGAAAGAAGAGCATTGTGAATGCCTGCATCTTGATATTGTAAATGAGAAtgcaaaaaatgaatttaaaaaaagggaatgatattaaataataaataaataatcggCAAAGGAACGCAAGTTACACCTGCTCGTTTTATCTTATCGCTTTTCTACGCCTTGCAAGAGtgcatttttataattaacaatgtTAAAGTATATGAAAAGTGCAATGAGTGTTTGATAAGTGTTTGTATACAAtagaaaaaagtaatttttaaaaacggaGCCACTTATGCctgataataaacaataaaaaatatgctaTGTGTGtttcaacaacaacaacaacaacaacaacaacagcagcaacGAAAATATCGAAAGCATGGCCAtatatcaataacaaaaaataaaaaaaataattcatcgcATGAGCATGATCTGTTAAATGCATAGCGAGTCTGCTTATAGCCACTGTTATATTaaatatgattaataataatgaaaaagaaaaaaaagaaaaattgactCGTATTACAGCAAAAATGACTCCTATACTggcatttgaatttttattctttgcTGTATTTGGACACACTACTCATGACGAGCTTAAGCTGGAGACTGCGCAGCCAGAATGGACTGGAAATCTTTTTAAAGTAACATTTGGAATTTATATGCTCGTCTCGGTggttgttttaataaatttacttattgCCATGATGAGTAACACTTATCAACGGATACAAGCACAGTCAGATATTGAATGGAAGTATGGGCTGAGTAAACTAATTCGTAGTATGCACAGGtatataaaacataaataatattaaatataaatttaaaaaattattctctttTTATGCTTCAGAACAACAACGGCTCCGTCACCATTAAATCTATTAACAACCTGGATcgtgtattttattaaaatttttagacaacgtattgttaaaaaaaaacgtccgTCAATTGTGCACATAATGGGCTTACAAAACACCGGACGTTTATCACCGCGTTCAAAAATGGGTGCCAAATggttatcaaaaataaaaaaagaccaAGTGCAGCAAGTACACTCAAAGGACAATAATCTACAATTGTCTGTTGCACACTTAAGTCCATTAGGAAGCCAATTATCCTTTAATACTGCATTGAGAATTGAAAGTGTCGTTGATTGGGACGCAATtcgtaaaaaatacaaaagtatTACCGGTAGTGAATCTGATAAAGACTCTGATAAGCaagataatgatgataatgcAAGTAacgatgataataataataataataatgataataatccTGCCGCTTCAACTCCAACAACTTCatctaattattaaatttattttttattttttttaattatcaagctCAAAATTATCCTGATTATAAATTAGATAAACTAATTTAAaacttgattaattatttaaaaatttgtaaataatttgtgtAGTCAGtgattttaattagaaatcaATGGAACTGCAAATAAAAGGGAGAATAATTGTGTAagttttatgtaaaaaaaattgcatacgaaattgaaaataaatattctgagCATGTATGCAAGTCTTTGTGATGattgataaaacaataattttttaatgtacttAGTTTTTAAtctctaattaatttaagacaCTTATAcgatcaaattaataaaaataattattaagagtATGAGTAagaagttaattaattataagtagTGAAGAATTTGGCATGATAAACACGGTGCATGCTAcctaagtaatttatttaataaaaaaaaaaattaaataatattgttaaaaaagaaaaaaaaaataaattgggGTATTACAGTTAAGATGAATCCAATACTGGCGGTTGAGTTACTCTTCTTCGCAATATTTGGACAGACAACACACGAACAATTCAAAGTTTACAAAGGACCAGAACCCCCGGTACCGGGACAGCTAGGACAACCAGGATGGACAACAGGGCTGTTCAAACTTGCATTTGGTATTTATATGCTGGTATCAGTTGTTGTCTTGATAAACCTGCTAATTGCTATGATGAGTGACACTTATCAACGTATACAAGCCCAATCGGACATCGAATGGAAGTATGGTCTCAGTAAACTTATAAGAAATATGCACAggtacttaattattttattttgtatcagGCGTATTGATTctctgataaaatattataaaattaaatattctcgacaaaatatttttaaataaaatattcccggcaaaatattcaaaaacaaaaaattcctaataaaatattcaaaaaaaatattctttacaaaatattCCTGATGAAATATCGCGTTACaaatgccataagggcgtaccaaaaaatttttttcgggaatcgaCGTAGTTGTGCCTTAAACGggcagaaattcaaaaaaaattttggtacgcccttatggcacccAGAGTACCTACCGGAAGCCATAAGGgtgtaccaaaaaattttttttcgggaattAACGTATTTTTACTTGAAACGCGTAgaaataacgaaaaaaattttttttcaaatttgaaattttttggtacgcccttatggcaccgGAGGTACCCACTGGGGGGCCATATAAGGgcgtaccaaaaaaaatttcaaatttaaaaaaaatttttttttgtcattccTACGCgtttcaagtaaaaataagttgtttcccgaaaaaaaatttttttggtacgcccttatggctcccGGTAGGTACGTACCCTgggtgccataagggcgtactaaaaaatttcaaattaaaaaaaaaatttttttttgtcatttctACGCGTTTCAGACATAACTACGTCGATtcccggaaaaaaattttttatacgcccttatggcatcagTAACGCGAT encodes:
- the LOC123270660 gene encoding serine/threonine-protein phosphatase 6 regulatory ankyrin repeat subunit C isoform X1; the protein is MSSNSKKTGVSAVGGGGSGGTATSKDDKKNALSSKEDSSNNKDETGGSGSGTGNNGLPSAEPSQPGSKPGSAGATAREGAQRLLALASRGEWAPVDQLLKTLEKAVQSAGDEGNPAPLAGLMDPTTGMTPLMYAVKDNRTAFLDRMIELGAEVGARNNDNYNALQISAMYSREDVVKLLLSKKGVDPYSTGGPRQQTAVHLVASRQTGTATSILRALLNAAGREIRLSIDGKGKIPLLLAVEAGNQSMCRELLAQQAPEQLRATTPAGDTALHLAARRRDVDMVRILVDYGAQVDMQNGDGQTPLHIASAEGDETLVKYFYGVRASASIADHQDRTPMHLAAENGHASIIDLLAEKFRASIFERTKDGSTLMHIASLNGHSECANMLFKKGVYLHMPNKRGARSIHTAARYGHVGIISTLLQRGEKVDATTNDNYTALHIAVESAKPSVVETLLGYGAEVHVRGGKLHETPLHIAARVLDGDRCALMLLKSGAGPNLTTDDGQTPVHVAAKYGNLTTLKLLLEDGGDPMYKSKNGETPLHLACRDCRSAVASYLIEFVKEKKGRDVATNYVNTVNNDGASPLHYAGQIEPTEVIELGDDRAVVRSLLENGADVSLQTKQNQETAFHYCALAGNNQALTEMINHMSSTDVQKALNKQSAVGWTPLLIAAHRGHMELVTTLLANHARVDVFDLEGRSALHLAAEHGYLQVCDALLASKAFINSKSRVGRTALHLAAMNGYTHLVRFLIQDHSAAIDVLTLRKQTPLHLAAGSGQLEVCQLLLDLGASIDATDDQGQKPIHAAAMNNYAQVVQLFLQSHPSLVMACTKDGNTCAHIAAMQGSVRVIEELMKFDRQGVISARNKLTEATPLQLAAEGGHAEVVKALVRAGASCIDENRAGFTAVHLAAQHGHGQVLEVMRTSQTLRVSSKKLGVTALHVAAYFGQADTVRELLTHIPGTVKSDPPTGGSLVGELGSESGMTPLHLAAYSGNENVVRLLLNSAGVQVEAATTENGYNPLHLACFGGHITVVGLLLSRSAELLHKADRYGKTGLHIAANHGHYQMVEVLLGQGAEINATDKNGWTPLHCAARAGHLDVVRLLVESGASPKTETNLGSAPIWFAASEGHNDVLKYLMEKEHDTYALMEDRRFVYNMMVCSKSHNNKPIEEFVLVSPAPVDTAAKLSNIYMKLSEKEKERAKDLIAAGKQCESMATELLALAAGADSAGRILTSMDRRNVEFLDVLIENEQKEVIAHTVVQRYLQELWRGPLTWSAFRTILLFITFLICPPVWIVFALPLGHKYNNVPIIKFMSYLTSHVYLMVLLLLVGIIPPFVVMRSNLLPYSYEWCLLVMLSGLLLFELTNPSDKSGLGWIKLAVLLFSITGVGLHLAAWTIVDKYYWPTLLYLRNQLFALSFLLACVQILDFLSFHHLFGPWAIIIGNLMKDLARFLAVLAIFVFGFSMHFVALNQAFVNGPQARTKRNAFSDEIDSLFNYDVEVIKQPEYPFRRSQRKRIKNECCGDESRNTKMTPILAFEFLFFAVFGHTTHDELKLETAQPEWTGNLFKVTFGIYMLVSVVVLINLLIAMMSNTYQRIQAQSDIEWKYGLSKLIRSMHRTTTAPSPLNLLTTWIVYFIKIFRQRIVKKKRPSIVHIMGLQNTGRLSPRSKMGAKWLSKIKKDQVQQVHSKDNNLQLSVAHLSPLGSQLSFNTALRIESVVDWDAIRKKYKSITGSESDKDSDKQDNDDNASNDDNNNNNNDNNPAASTPTTSSNY
- the LOC123270660 gene encoding serine/threonine-protein phosphatase 6 regulatory ankyrin repeat subunit C isoform X6, with the protein product MSSNSKKTGVSAVGGGGSGGTATSKDDKKNALSSKEDSSNNKDETGGSGSGTGNNGLPSAEPSQPGSKPGSAGATAREGAQRLLALASRGEWAPVDQLLKTLEKAVQSAGDEGNPAPLAGLMDPTTGMTPLMYAVKDNRTAFLDRMIELGAEVGARNNDNYNALQISAMYSREDVVKLLLSKKGVDPYSTGGPRQQTAVHLVASRQTGTATSILRALLNAAGREIRLSIDGKGKIPLLLAVEAGNQSMCRELLAQQAPEQLRATTPAGDTALHLAARRRDVDMVRILVDYGAQVDMQNGDGQTPLHIASAEGDETLVKYFYGVRASASIADHQDRTPMHLAAENGHASIIDLLAEKFRASIFERTKDGSTLMHIASLNGHSECANMLFKKGVYLHMPNKRGARSIHTAARYGHVGIISTLLQRGEKVDATTNDNYTALHIAVESAKPSVVETLLGYGAEVHVRGGKLHETPLHIAARVLDGDRCALMLLKSGAGPNLTTDDGQTPVHVAAKYGNLTTLKLLLEDGGDPMYKSKNGETPLHLACRDCRSAVASYLIEFVKEKKGRDVATNYVNTVNNDGASPLHYAGQIEPTEVIELGDDRAVVRSLLENGADVSLQTKQNQETAFHYCALAGNNQALTEMINHMSSTDVQKALNKQSAVGWTPLLIAAHRGHMELVTTLLANHARVDVFDLEGRSALHLAAEHGYLQVCDALLASKAFINSKSRVGRTALHLAAMNGYTHLVRFLIQDHSAAIDVLTLRKQTPLHLAAGSGQLEVCQLLLDLGASIDATDDQGQKPIHAAAMNNYAQVVQLFLQSHPSLVMACTKDGNTCAHIAAMQGSVRVIEELMKFDRQGVISARNKLTEATPLQLAAEGGHAEVVKALVRAGASCIDENRAGFTAVHLAAQHGHGQVLEVMRTSQTLRVSSKKLGVTALHVAAYFGQADTVRELLTHIPGTVKSDPPTGGSLVGELGSESGMTPLHLAAYSGNENVVRLLLNSAGVQVEAATTENGYNPLHLACFGGHITVVGLLLSRSAELLHKADRYGKTGLHIAANHGHYQMVEVLLGQGAEINATDKNGWTPLHCAARAGHLDVVRLLVESGASPKTETNLGSAPIWFAASEGHNDVLKYLMEKEHDTYALMEDRRFVYNMMVCSKSHNNKPIEEFVLVSPAPVDTAAKLSNIYMKLSEKEKERAKDLIAAGKQCESMATELLALAAGADSAGRILTSMDRRNVEFLDVLIENEQKEVIAHTVVQRYLQELWRGPLTWSAFRTILLFITFLICPPVWIVFALPLGHKYNNVPIIKFMSYLTSHVYLMVLLLLVGIIPPFVVMRSNLLPYSYEWCLLVMLSGLLLFELTNPSDKSGLGWIKLAVLLFSITGVGLHLAAWTIVDKYYWPTLLYLRNQLFALSFLLACVQILDFLSFHHLFGPWAIIIGNLMKDLARFLAVLAIFVFGFSMHFVALNQAFVNGPQARTKRNAFSDAKMTPILAFEFLFFAVFGHTTHDELKLETAQPEWTGNLFKVTFGIYMLVSVVVLINLLIAMMSNTYQRIQAQSDIEWKYGLSKLIRSMHRTTTAPAPLNLITTWLLYLIKLWKKRGVKKQRPSLVHLMGLHRTGQMSPRSKMGAKWLAKVKKTQVSHKDSVAMSVGHLSPLGSQLSFSNALRIDTVVDWEIVRRKYLELFGDEADKPIEEIKEEPSTAPATEPVVNNEETIVSSTELL
- the LOC123270660 gene encoding serine/threonine-protein phosphatase 6 regulatory ankyrin repeat subunit C isoform X3, yielding MSSNSKKTGVSAVGGGGSGGTATSKDDKKNALSSKEDSSNNKDETGGSGSGTGNNGLPSAEPSQPGSKPGSAGATAREGAQRLLALASRGEWAPVDQLLKTLEKAVQSAGDEGNPAPLAGLMDPTTGMTPLMYAVKDNRTAFLDRMIELGAEVGARNNDNYNALQISAMYSREDVVKLLLSKKGVDPYSTGGPRQQTAVHLVASRQTGTATSILRALLNAAGREIRLSIDGKGKIPLLLAVEAGNQSMCRELLAQQAPEQLRATTPAGDTALHLAARRRDVDMVRILVDYGAQVDMQNGDGQTPLHIASAEGDETLVKYFYGVRASASIADHQDRTPMHLAAENGHASIIDLLAEKFRASIFERTKDGSTLMHIASLNGHSECANMLFKKGVYLHMPNKRGARSIHTAARYGHVGIISTLLQRGEKVDATTNDNYTALHIAVESAKPSVVETLLGYGAEVHVRGGKLHETPLHIAARVLDGDRCALMLLKSGAGPNLTTDDGQTPVHVAAKYGNLTTLKLLLEDGGDPMYKSKNGETPLHLACRDCRSAVASYLIEFVKEKKGRDVATNYVNTVNNDGASPLHYAGQIEPTEVIELGDDRAVVRSLLENGADVSLQTKQNQETAFHYCALAGNNQALTEMINHMSSTDVQKALNKQSAVGWTPLLIAAHRGHMELVTTLLANHARVDVFDLEGRSALHLAAEHGYLQVCDALLASKAFINSKSRVGRTALHLAAMNGYTHLVRFLIQDHSAAIDVLTLRKQTPLHLAAGSGQLEVCQLLLDLGASIDATDDQGQKPIHAAAMNNYAQVVQLFLQSHPSLVMACTKDGNTCAHIAAMQGSVRVIEELMKFDRQGVISARNKLTEATPLQLAAEGGHAEVVKALVRAGASCIDENRAGFTAVHLAAQHGHGQVLEVMRTSQTLRVSSKKLGVTALHVAAYFGQADTVRELLTHIPGTVKSDPPTGGSLVGELGSESGMTPLHLAAYSGNENVVRLLLNSAGVQVEAATTENGYNPLHLACFGGHITVVGLLLSRSAELLHKADRYGKTGLHIAANHGHYQMVEVLLGQGAEINATDKNGWTPLHCAARAGHLDVVRLLVESGASPKTETNLGSAPIWFAASEGHNDVLKYLMEKEHDTYALMEDRRFVYNMMVCSKSHNNKPIEEFVLVSPAPVDTAAKLSNIYMKLSEKEKERAKDLIAAGKQCESMATELLALAAGADSAGRILTSMDRRNVEFLDVLIENEQKEVIAHTVVQRYLQELWRGPLTWSAFRTILLFITFLICPPVWIVFALPLGHKYNNVPIIKFMSYLTSHVYLMVLLLLVGIIPPFVVMRSNLLPYSYEWCLLVMLSGLLLFELTNPSDKSGLGWIKLAVLLFSITGVGLHLAAWTIVDKYYWPTLLYLRNQLFALSFLLACVQILDFLSFHHLFGPWAIIIGNLMKDLARFLAVLAIFVFGFSMHFVALNQAFVNGPQARTKRNAFSDVLADPIEVTENLFFAIFGQKDTDDFIFAGNRQPPWTIFLFKVSFSLYMLVSVIILINLLIAMMSDTYQNIQSQSDIEWKYGLSKLIRNMHRIFCASSREEKRNHFHYLVI